In one Bacteroidota bacterium genomic region, the following are encoded:
- a CDS encoding GNAT family N-acetyltransferase, whose amino-acid sequence MQSTIHYSLNDHPTVDEVIELYDDSGLRRPTYDRGRIAEMLRHANLTVSARLDGKLVGLARSLTDFSYCCYLSDLAVSKALQHQGIGTELVRLTKREIGDRAMLLLLSAPDAMEYYPKIGMERVENGFIIKRTI is encoded by the coding sequence ATGCAGTCAACGATCCATTACAGTTTGAACGATCATCCGACCGTCGACGAGGTCATTGAGTTGTACGATGATTCCGGTCTGCGGCGTCCGACATACGATCGGGGAAGGATCGCCGAGATGCTGCGGCACGCCAACCTCACCGTGAGTGCACGCCTCGACGGCAAGCTGGTTGGGCTTGCGCGGTCGCTCACCGACTTTTCCTACTGTTGTTATCTATCCGATCTGGCTGTCTCCAAAGCGTTGCAGCATCAGGGCATTGGCACGGAGCTCGTCCGATTGACGAAGCGCGAGATCGGCGATCGTGCGATGCTTCTGCTGTTGTCGGCTCCCGATGCAATGGAGTATTACCCAAAGATCGGGATGGAGCGTGTGGAGAACGGATTTATCATCAAGCGGACCATCTAG
- a CDS encoding HAD-IA family hydrolase, which produces MIKAIVFDLDNTLVDFMTMKRRAIDAAIDAMLDAGLDLQREEVASRIDAIYKERGIEYQNIFDDLLFSLLNKVDHRILASGIVAYRRAREAALKPYPHVTATLMELIRRGTKLAVLSDAPSREAWLRLCFIGFHHIFTTAVTFDDTGERKPSEKPFRKVLELLEVKPEEALMVGDWPERDIVGAKKVGMKTAFARYGDTFGTTTHDADFELNDISELLKIVV; this is translated from the coding sequence ATGATCAAAGCAATCGTATTCGATCTCGACAACACGCTCGTTGACTTCATGACGATGAAGCGACGCGCCATCGATGCGGCCATCGACGCCATGCTCGATGCCGGTCTGGATTTGCAGCGCGAAGAGGTCGCTTCCCGCATCGATGCCATCTACAAAGAGCGCGGTATCGAGTACCAGAATATTTTCGACGACCTGCTGTTCAGCTTGCTCAATAAAGTCGATCATCGCATTCTTGCTTCGGGCATCGTAGCCTACCGCCGTGCGCGTGAGGCAGCGCTTAAACCTTATCCGCATGTGACGGCGACGCTCATGGAGCTCATTCGGCGTGGGACGAAGCTTGCCGTCTTGAGCGATGCGCCCAGCCGCGAAGCATGGCTGCGTCTGTGCTTTATCGGCTTTCATCATATCTTTACGACGGCCGTGACCTTCGACGATACCGGCGAGCGCAAACCGTCGGAAAAACCATTTCGAAAAGTGTTGGAGTTACTCGAGGTGAAGCCGGAGGAGGCGCTCATGGTCGGTGATTGGCCCGAACGCGATATCGTCGGCGCCAAGAAGGTCGGGATGAAGACTGCCTTCGCACGCTACGGCGACACGTTCGGTACGACGACGCACGATGCGGATTTCGAGCTTAACGATATTTCCGAACTTTTGAAGATCGTCGTGTGA
- a CDS encoding pentapeptide repeat-containing protein, whose translation MRATEYIEEKTFEANDLPDGKLGLANYERCEFRGIDFSDKHLGGRVFSECTFRSCNLSNAVVANASFRETAFIDSKLTGVDFRSCNEMLLSFSFSGCILDYAVFSGLTLKQTIFRKCSMIRTLFEDTDLSGSTFDECEIASAVFIGTNLQKADLSTCNEITLDPERNKIKKAKFSLAGALGLLGKYDIIIE comes from the coding sequence GTGAGAGCAACAGAATACATAGAGGAGAAGACATTTGAGGCGAATGATTTGCCGGATGGCAAACTCGGGCTTGCCAATTACGAGCGATGCGAATTTCGTGGGATCGATTTTTCCGACAAGCATCTCGGCGGTCGGGTGTTCAGCGAATGCACGTTCCGCTCGTGCAATCTGAGCAACGCCGTGGTGGCGAATGCAAGCTTCCGCGAAACGGCGTTCATCGACTCGAAGCTGACCGGCGTTGATTTCAGATCGTGCAATGAGATGCTCCTATCGTTCTCGTTTAGCGGCTGCATTCTTGATTATGCAGTCTTCTCCGGCCTGACACTCAAGCAGACGATCTTTCGCAAGTGCTCGATGATCCGTACTTTGTTCGAGGATACGGACCTCAGCGGTTCTACGTTCGACGAATGCGAGATCGCAAGCGCCGTGTTTATCGGTACGAACCTGCAGAAGGCAGACCTCTCGACCTGCAACGAGATTACGCTCGACCCCGAGCGCAACAAGATAAAGAAAGCGAAGTTCTCACTCGCCGGAGCGTTGGGGCTCCTTGGCAAATACGATATTATCATCGAATGA